One window from the genome of Candidatus Liberimonas magnetica encodes:
- a CDS encoding nucleotidyltransferase family protein, whose protein sequence is MENDVSRPATLDDLKKLVEALNKENADYILIGGYALYAHGLYRTTTDIDILVPPNEESGKKVINALLVLPDRAARDIDVSWFEEKDTIRLADEIVVDIMFNAAGETYESLKKYMEVIKIDGIPVKTINLEGLLLTKNTFREKDLTDKKLLKSILNEINKS, encoded by the coding sequence ATGGAAAATGATGTTTCAAGGCCGGCTACATTGGATGATTTAAAAAAACTTGTTGAGGCTTTAAACAAGGAGAATGCAGATTATATCCTTATAGGCGGTTACGCCCTTTATGCCCATGGTTTGTATCGGACAACGACAGATATAGATATATTAGTCCCGCCTAATGAGGAATCAGGAAAAAAAGTCATAAATGCGCTTCTTGTTTTACCCGATAGAGCAGCCCGTGATATAGATGTTTCGTGGTTCGAAGAAAAAGATACAATAAGGTTGGCTGATGAAATTGTTGTAGATATAATGTTTAATGCTGCAGGCGAAACATATGAATCTTTAAAAAAATACATGGAAGTTATAAAGATAGACGGCATCCCTGTTAAAACTATCAATCTTGAAGGCCTCTTGCTTACCAAAAATACTTTCCGTGAAAAGGATCTTACGGATAAAAAACTCCTAAAAAGCATTTTAAACGAAATAAACAAGTCATAA
- a CDS encoding phosphatidylglycerophosphatase A: MKILIKFLSTGFFIGYFPLIPGTLGTFASAFIYWQLLPKNNILFLLITLVMVAVSVPVCTKAEVVFGKKDEKRIIIDEIAGFWVSMLLLPRSSGVLFAGIVLFRLFDIYKPFFIKKVQVWNGGLGVVADDVFAGLFTNIILWVFVAVKNI; the protein is encoded by the coding sequence GTGAAAATACTAATTAAATTTCTTTCAACGGGATTTTTTATAGGCTACTTTCCCTTGATTCCAGGCACCCTGGGCACTTTTGCAAGTGCCTTTATATACTGGCAGCTCCTGCCAAAAAACAACATCCTATTTTTGTTAATTACATTGGTAATGGTTGCGGTTTCCGTGCCCGTATGCACAAAGGCTGAAGTAGTATTCGGCAAAAAAGACGAAAAAAGAATAATTATCGATGAAATAGCGGGTTTTTGGGTTTCGATGCTTCTGCTTCCCCGTTCTTCGGGCGTCCTTTTCGCAGGTATCGTTCTGTTCAGGCTTTTTGATATTTATAAACCTTTCTTTATAAAAAAAGTGCAGGTTTGGAACGGCGGGCTTGGAGTGGTAGCAGATGATGTTTTTGCCGGCCTTTTCACGAACATTATTTTATGGGTATTTGTAGCAGTAAAAAATATATAG
- the xerD gene encoding site-specific tyrosine recombinase XerD: MDAYLKDFVSYIEAEKGLSKNTVLAYTSDLKHYFKYLDKIKKPLLNLEHQDLTEFLWQKKLEGLKPRSLSRLIETLRQFHRFLIIEGYTSNDPTLDLLAPRIPAKLPNMLTNEEVERLLFTISGEKERQIRNRAMVELMYASGLRVSELVNLTAENLDLSLGFVKVFGKGNKERIVPVGKTALKFLAKYLELRNKNPRNQGKHELFLTKLGTKMSRIEFWRQLKNHAKKAGITKNMTPHVLRHSFASHMLAHGADLRFVQEMLGHSSIATTQIYTHVDKERLKELHKKYHPRG, translated from the coding sequence ATGGATGCTTATCTTAAAGATTTTGTTTCATATATAGAGGCAGAAAAGGGCTTGAGCAAGAACACCGTCCTTGCATACACTTCAGACTTAAAACACTACTTCAAATACCTTGATAAAATAAAAAAGCCTCTATTGAATCTTGAACACCAGGACCTGACCGAATTTCTCTGGCAGAAGAAACTGGAGGGGTTAAAACCGCGTTCGTTAAGCCGCCTCATAGAAACATTGAGGCAGTTCCACAGGTTCCTTATAATCGAAGGATATACGTCAAATGACCCGACTCTAGACCTATTGGCCCCTCGCATCCCGGCAAAGCTTCCCAATATGCTTACTAACGAAGAAGTAGAGCGCCTCCTTTTTACTATATCCGGAGAAAAGGAGCGCCAGATAAGGAACAGGGCTATGGTAGAGCTTATGTATGCCTCAGGTTTAAGGGTATCTGAACTTGTCAATCTGACCGCAGAAAACCTTGATCTTAGCCTCGGGTTTGTGAAGGTATTTGGAAAGGGAAATAAAGAAAGGATAGTCCCTGTAGGTAAAACAGCGCTAAAGTTTCTGGCGAAATACCTTGAATTAAGGAATAAAAACCCCAGAAACCAGGGAAAACACGAATTGTTTTTGACTAAATTAGGCACCAAAATGTCCAGGATAGAATTCTGGCGCCAGCTTAAAAACCACGCAAAAAAAGCCGGAATTACAAAGAATATGACGCCGCACGTCCTGCGCCATTCTTTTGCCTCTCACATGCTTGCCCACGGTGCGGACCTGAGGTTCGTACAGGAGATGCTGGGCCACAGCTCAATTGCAACCACGCAGATATACACTCATGTCGACAAAGAAAGGTTAAAAGAACTCCACAAAAAATACCATCCCAGAGGTTGA
- a CDS encoding MBL fold metallo-hydrolase, with amino-acid sequence MNKYLIRSLTVGSLQVNCYLLADINSKETIIIDPGDEPKTIIKEVSKNGLKPIIILNTHGHIDHIGANKYLKNHYNIPIVIHKEDADYLTDPSLNGAGLVGYADNRQKADRLLENNQKIVIGSLELKIIHTPGHTPGGVCVITEGLIFTGDTLFCGSIGRWDFKGGDKAALVKSLEIFKKLDPKLMVLPGHGPSSTLEEELESNPYLAGEF; translated from the coding sequence ATGAATAAATATTTAATAAGATCGTTAACGGTAGGCTCTCTTCAGGTTAACTGCTATCTTCTTGCGGACATTAACTCAAAAGAGACTATAATAATAGACCCCGGCGATGAGCCTAAAACTATAATAAAAGAAGTAAGTAAAAATGGTTTAAAGCCTATAATTATATTGAATACACACGGGCATATAGACCACATCGGAGCGAATAAATATTTAAAAAACCACTATAATATACCAATAGTTATTCATAAAGAAGATGCAGATTATCTTACTGACCCATCGTTGAACGGAGCAGGCCTTGTCGGTTACGCAGATAACCGGCAAAAAGCCGACAGGCTGCTTGAAAATAACCAAAAAATTGTGATAGGAAGCTTGGAGTTAAAAATAATCCATACCCCGGGGCATACACCCGGCGGGGTCTGTGTCATAACAGAAGGCCTCATATTTACCGGAGATACTCTTTTTTGCGGTTCGATAGGTAGATGGGATTTTAAGGGCGGGGATAAAGCCGCATTGGTCAAGTCTTTAGAAATATTTAAAAAACTTGATCCGAAGTTAATGGTCTTGCCCGGGCACGGCCCTTCAAGCACCCTGGAAGAAGAATTGGAAAGTAATCCGTACCTGGCAGGGGAATTTTAA